From one Streptomyces chromofuscus genomic stretch:
- a CDS encoding ATP-binding protein, with product MNHTEQPAPATPAHACFTLRFSSTPRGARLARRLCSERLDSWGVPYGSDDHDVLSLLVSELATNAVTHGHVAGRDFRVHLLALSAPAAASLTVRVEVTDTRGDRLPAPAAEPATGHAHTGGRGLLLVEALADRWGCESRPDGPGKTVWAEYTVARYASSAAPS from the coding sequence GTGAATCACACAGAACAACCCGCACCGGCGACCCCCGCCCACGCCTGCTTCACCCTCCGCTTCAGCTCCACCCCACGCGGCGCGCGGCTGGCCCGTCGGCTCTGCTCCGAACGGCTCGACTCCTGGGGCGTGCCCTACGGCAGTGACGACCACGACGTGCTGAGCCTGCTCGTCTCCGAGCTCGCCACCAACGCCGTCACCCACGGCCACGTGGCCGGCCGCGACTTCCGCGTCCACCTCCTCGCCCTCTCCGCGCCTGCCGCCGCATCCCTCACCGTCCGCGTGGAGGTCACCGACACGCGAGGCGACAGACTCCCCGCGCCCGCTGCCGAACCCGCCACCGGGCACGCCCATACCGGCGGACGCGGTCTGCTCCTGGTCGAAGCCCTCGCGGATCGCTGGGGTTGCGAATCGCGTCCGGACGGCCCCGGCAAGACGGTCTGGGCCGAGTACACGGTGGCGCGATACGCCTCGTCCGCCGCTCCCTCGTAG
- a CDS encoding UvrD-helicase domain-containing protein, whose product MPHLAFDIAFCQQLEKLEKHVRNGVFDAWEKFERLTLDQLFKDPGLKLESLKGAKDRQIRTIRITQGYRGVVLAPETGDTFVLLRVGPHDEATEWAVKQKATINAVTGAVELREIATLEELTPTYERIAPAEERRLFAKVSDGEMAALGIDATTLAQARVLTSLEQLDVFGRFFPPDQYKVLEHLALGAGVEQTWQEVVVPALADAASQEPVDTSDYATAIAHTRTRIAVVADADELRDILDKPFAAWRIFLHPAQHKVAYRPSYSGPAQVTGGPGTGKSVVALHRVRHLLRHLRDGDRILLTTFTNALVDSLNEGLSLLVDDRDLRDRVDVMTVDAFAGRVVNTSRRPLTGYEETARWEQAAEATGFTGTPQFLAQEHKHVLLAQDIRSREEYERCERRGRGSALPVSARPLVWRTVEEFVRRLTEDGLRTYLGTCVEATDLLTEQGPCYRHVVIDEAQDLHPAQWRMLRAAAPRRPDDLFVAGDPHQRIYDNRVSLKSLGISVAGRSTKLRKNYRSTQEILSWATGLLLGRPFAELADSGRHDTLIGYSSALHGSGPRVHAAETEEDELEALVEQVREWVGGGAAYGEIGICARFNKTCEKAKERLIAAGVPASRVRAGVARTDDAVNVGTMHTFKGLEYRYTAVVGVNDRALPNPSAITPEEADRLQHEADLAAERCLLFVACTRARDGLYVSWTGQPSPFLVEAGCGAG is encoded by the coding sequence ATGCCGCACCTCGCCTTCGACATAGCCTTCTGTCAGCAGCTGGAGAAGCTCGAGAAGCACGTCAGGAACGGCGTGTTCGACGCCTGGGAGAAGTTCGAGCGGCTCACCCTCGACCAGCTCTTCAAGGACCCGGGCCTGAAGCTGGAATCCTTGAAGGGCGCCAAGGACCGGCAGATCCGGACCATCCGGATCACCCAGGGGTACCGCGGCGTGGTCCTCGCGCCCGAGACGGGGGACACCTTCGTGCTGCTCCGGGTCGGCCCGCACGACGAGGCCACCGAGTGGGCGGTGAAGCAGAAGGCGACCATCAACGCCGTCACCGGTGCCGTGGAGCTCCGCGAGATCGCCACCCTGGAGGAGCTGACCCCCACCTACGAGCGCATCGCGCCCGCCGAGGAGCGGCGGCTCTTCGCGAAGGTCTCCGACGGGGAGATGGCCGCGCTCGGCATCGACGCCACCACCCTCGCGCAGGCACGCGTGCTGACCAGCCTGGAACAGCTCGACGTCTTCGGGCGGTTCTTCCCGCCGGACCAGTACAAGGTGCTGGAACACCTGGCCCTCGGCGCGGGTGTCGAGCAGACGTGGCAGGAGGTCGTCGTGCCGGCGTTGGCCGACGCGGCCTCGCAGGAGCCCGTCGACACCTCCGACTACGCGACCGCCATCGCGCACACCCGCACCCGGATCGCCGTCGTCGCGGACGCCGACGAACTGCGCGACATCCTCGACAAGCCGTTCGCCGCCTGGCGGATCTTCCTGCACCCCGCCCAGCACAAGGTCGCCTATCGTCCGTCGTACTCCGGCCCCGCGCAGGTGACCGGCGGGCCCGGTACCGGGAAGTCCGTCGTCGCCCTCCACCGGGTGCGGCACCTGCTGCGGCACCTGCGCGACGGGGACCGGATCCTGCTCACCACCTTCACCAACGCCCTCGTGGACTCCCTCAACGAAGGGCTCTCCCTGCTTGTCGACGATCGGGACCTGCGCGACCGGGTCGACGTCATGACCGTCGACGCCTTCGCCGGACGCGTGGTCAACACGTCCCGTCGGCCGCTCACCGGGTACGAGGAGACCGCCCGGTGGGAACAAGCCGCGGAAGCCACCGGCTTCACCGGCACCCCGCAGTTCCTCGCCCAGGAGCACAAGCACGTCCTCCTCGCCCAGGACATCCGCAGTCGGGAGGAGTACGAGCGCTGCGAACGGCGGGGCCGCGGCAGCGCGCTGCCGGTCTCTGCCCGGCCGCTGGTGTGGCGGACCGTGGAGGAGTTCGTCCGGCGTCTGACCGAGGACGGGCTGCGCACCTACCTCGGCACCTGCGTGGAGGCCACCGACCTGCTGACCGAGCAGGGGCCGTGCTACCGGCACGTCGTCATCGACGAGGCCCAGGACCTCCACCCGGCCCAGTGGCGGATGCTCCGCGCGGCCGCCCCGCGGCGCCCCGACGACCTGTTCGTCGCGGGCGACCCGCACCAGCGGATCTACGACAACCGGGTGTCGCTGAAGTCCCTCGGTATCAGCGTCGCCGGCCGTTCGACCAAGCTGCGCAAGAACTACCGCTCCACCCAGGAGATCCTCAGCTGGGCGACGGGACTCCTGCTCGGCCGCCCCTTCGCCGAACTGGCCGACAGCGGACGGCACGACACCCTGATCGGGTACAGCTCGGCCCTGCACGGTTCCGGGCCGCGCGTCCACGCGGCGGAGACGGAGGAGGACGAACTCGAGGCCTTGGTCGAGCAGGTGCGTGAGTGGGTGGGCGGCGGTGCCGCGTACGGGGAGATCGGGATCTGCGCGCGGTTCAACAAGACCTGCGAGAAGGCCAAGGAGCGTCTGATCGCGGCCGGGGTCCCCGCCAGCCGGGTCCGCGCGGGAGTCGCCCGCACCGACGACGCGGTCAACGTGGGCACCATGCACACCTTCAAGGGGCTCGAGTACCGCTACACCGCCGTCGTCGGCGTCAACGACCGTGCCCTGCCGAACCCTTCGGCCATCACCCCGGAGGAGGCCGACCGGCTCCAGCACGAGGCCGACCTCGCCGCGGAACGCTGCCTGCTGTTCGTCGCCTGCACCCGGGCCCGGGACGGCCTGTACGTCTCGTGGACCGGGCAGCCGAGCCCGTTCCTGGTGGAGGCCGGCTGCGGGGCAGGGTAG
- a CDS encoding serine/threonine-protein kinase yields MPDRPIAGRYELLEQLGNGGMGDVWRGYDAVLDRPVAVKRIRPQAVAATPQLAEELERCFRREARITARIQHPGVPQVYDAVLDSTYEHLFLVMELVEGVPLTRYVHEERPLPVSWAVAVAAQVATVLSYAHDVPVVHRDLKPSNILVARDGTVKVLDFGVAAILQTDVTRLTASGRPIGTHQYMSPEQVRGTRVTPRTDLYALGCVLHELLCGKPLFSARSDFELMDRHVRAAPTPLRRLRADVPEELEALVLHLLRKTPESRPVDVQEVYERLMPFLPAPGESSALGEAGPPGAPDPTGLYRRPYAPRARVESRPRVAPDTAAPGQVAEYVVSPPERELLRAQLREVDEHYIALMEEERYTQAAEVAGEMIEPLARALGAENKAVLRLRRRRAVSRQLAGDHRAALPEFEALAEAYGRINGPTDEAARDCRAQAARCRGELGQVTEALAELQGVLEVERAVESDVSDAAVELRRDIGMLLLSQGSPEEARACLEALYEDVVLVHGPSHDVAVEAAEVLAMLRRELDGE; encoded by the coding sequence GTGCCGGACAGACCGATCGCGGGCCGCTACGAGCTGCTGGAGCAGCTCGGCAACGGCGGTATGGGCGACGTGTGGCGGGGCTACGACGCGGTCCTTGACCGGCCCGTCGCCGTGAAGCGGATCCGGCCGCAGGCCGTCGCCGCCACGCCCCAACTGGCCGAGGAGCTGGAGCGGTGCTTCCGCCGCGAGGCACGGATCACCGCCCGCATCCAGCACCCGGGCGTGCCGCAGGTGTACGACGCCGTCCTCGACAGCACCTACGAGCACCTGTTCCTCGTCATGGAGCTGGTGGAGGGCGTCCCCCTCACCCGGTACGTGCACGAGGAGCGGCCCCTGCCGGTCAGCTGGGCGGTGGCGGTCGCCGCACAGGTCGCCACCGTGCTGTCGTACGCGCACGACGTGCCCGTGGTGCACCGCGACCTCAAGCCGTCCAACATCCTGGTCGCGCGGGACGGCACGGTGAAGGTCCTCGACTTCGGCGTCGCGGCGATCCTGCAGACCGACGTCACCAGGCTGACGGCATCCGGTCGGCCCATCGGCACGCACCAGTACATGTCGCCCGAGCAGGTGCGCGGCACCCGGGTCACCCCGCGCACCGACCTCTACGCCCTCGGTTGCGTGCTCCACGAGCTCCTCTGCGGCAAACCGCTGTTCAGCGCGCGCAGCGACTTCGAGCTGATGGACCGGCACGTCCGGGCCGCGCCCACCCCGCTGCGGCGTCTGCGCGCCGACGTGCCGGAGGAGCTGGAGGCGCTGGTCCTGCACCTGCTCCGCAAGACACCGGAGAGTCGGCCGGTGGACGTGCAGGAGGTGTACGAGCGGCTGATGCCATTCCTGCCGGCCCCCGGAGAGTCCTCCGCCCTCGGGGAGGCCGGGCCGCCCGGGGCGCCGGACCCGACCGGGCTCTACCGCCGCCCCTACGCGCCCCGCGCCCGGGTCGAGAGCCGCCCCCGGGTCGCCCCGGACACGGCGGCGCCCGGCCAGGTCGCCGAGTACGTGGTCTCGCCGCCCGAGCGGGAGCTGCTGCGGGCCCAGCTGCGGGAGGTCGACGAGCACTACATCGCCCTCATGGAGGAGGAGCGCTACACGCAGGCCGCCGAGGTCGCGGGCGAGATGATCGAGCCGCTGGCGCGGGCCCTGGGCGCCGAGAACAAGGCCGTCCTCCGGCTGCGGCGCCGCCGGGCGGTCAGCCGGCAGCTGGCGGGTGACCACCGGGCGGCCCTGCCCGAGTTCGAGGCGCTGGCCGAGGCGTACGGCCGCATCAACGGGCCGACCGACGAGGCCGCCCGCGACTGTCGCGCCCAGGCCGCCCGCTGCCGCGGCGAACTCGGCCAGGTGACCGAGGCGCTGGCGGAGCTGCAGGGCGTCCTCGAGGTGGAACGGGCCGTCGAGAGCGACGTCAGCGACGCGGCCGTGGAGCTGCGCCGTGACATCGGCATGCTGCTGCTCAGCCAGGGCAGCCCGGAGGAGGCCCGGGCCTGTCTGGAGGCCCTGTACGAGGACGTCGTGCTCGTCCACGGCCCGAGCCACGACGTGGCCGTCGAAGCCGCGGAGGTCCTGGCCATGCTCCGACGGGAACTCGACGGCGAGTGA
- a CDS encoding type I restriction endonuclease subunit R has translation MSPVHGESSFGSAIVAALCERGWREVSPEAYKADLGLDTDELYEFVRETQPDEWSELLTVYGGNSDEAERGFAQRLDRAIADDGLLHVLRNGVKDRGVRLRVAYFKPNLISADSVRDGYRANRLTVVRELRYATKQADWGHELDLTLFLNGIPLATAELKNPLTGQGVEQAKEQYRTDRDPTELIFTRRVIANFAVDPDLVFVTTQLRGKSTRFLPFNTGSNGPGQPGGAGNPAPTAHGKYATSYLWEEVWQRDNWLDLLQRFVHQQKHKTPGGGTTKSTIFPRFHQWDVVRKLTAHASVHGAGQNYLVMASAGSGKSNTIGWLAHRLSDLHARRDPHVLRPDALADGRIKPGEPVFDKVIVITDRRALDAQLSATVGSFSQTDGLVVKIDEKHGAKSEQLARALSRDTGKIVTVTLHSFPALLDYIKRNPTEIKGTRFAIIVDEAHSSQSGDAATAVKSALRDLGLDADSDDEGTTKVTVDDKLKAKAVERSQAANLSYFAFTATPKSKTLELFGTEGVENGKTVYRPFHTYSMRQAIEEGFILDPLRNYVTYNTYWKLANLNHDEKEVDPSKANSLLARFALMHEHTVSQHAQVIVEHFVAHTRGRLGGRAKAMVVTASRHSAVQMARAIRSYIADREYDTKYPDLGVLAAFSGSLTIDGEETTESKENGGLPESALPKAFGYTRADDKAAKAGGKGQQEYRILVVAEKYQTGFDQPLLTTMYVNKTLTGIAAVQTLSRLNRTADRKSQADLAVLDFVNDAEDIQDAFRPYFEEAHTLPSDPNLLYTAQSRVMSAPIISEQDMDEFVAAYFEAQEKAGGSQAKWEKLHADLYRLLSPAVTRFSTLLESEEEDDVEAAEEFRAHLNDYVRKYGFLAQIVPYQDADLERLYLYGRYLLNRLPRLADGGVDIGEVDLSHLRVEKTGEHDKSLLPEGAAELKGFGDGVGGGRDAEKSLLSELIEKFNAKFGTEFTEEDVLPAFNATKKDPKVRAAALVNDEENFGVVFDKKFEENMMDHVSTIDTLGKRYFGADRDFKSNLDRSARRAAWRMIRREEGLDDF, from the coding sequence ATGAGCCCCGTGCACGGCGAGTCCTCCTTCGGGTCCGCCATTGTGGCCGCCCTGTGCGAACGGGGCTGGCGGGAGGTCAGCCCCGAGGCCTACAAGGCCGATCTCGGGCTCGACACCGACGAGCTGTACGAGTTCGTCCGCGAGACCCAACCCGACGAGTGGAGCGAGCTCCTCACCGTCTACGGCGGCAACTCCGACGAGGCCGAGCGCGGCTTTGCCCAGCGCCTCGACCGGGCCATCGCCGATGACGGCCTCCTCCACGTCCTCCGCAACGGCGTCAAGGACCGAGGCGTCCGTCTCCGTGTCGCCTACTTCAAGCCCAACCTCATCTCCGCCGACTCCGTTCGCGACGGCTACCGGGCCAACCGCCTCACCGTCGTCCGGGAACTGCGTTACGCCACCAAGCAGGCCGACTGGGGCCACGAGCTCGACCTGACCCTGTTCCTCAACGGCATCCCGCTCGCCACCGCCGAGCTGAAGAACCCGCTCACCGGTCAGGGCGTCGAGCAGGCCAAAGAGCAGTACCGGACCGACCGCGACCCGACCGAGCTGATCTTCACGCGCCGCGTCATCGCGAACTTCGCGGTCGACCCGGACCTGGTCTTCGTCACCACCCAGCTGCGCGGCAAGAGCACCCGGTTCCTGCCATTCAACACCGGCTCGAACGGCCCCGGTCAGCCCGGCGGGGCCGGCAATCCGGCGCCGACCGCCCACGGCAAGTACGCCACGTCCTACCTCTGGGAAGAGGTCTGGCAGCGGGACAACTGGCTGGACCTCCTCCAGCGTTTCGTGCACCAGCAGAAGCACAAGACGCCCGGCGGCGGCACCACCAAGTCGACGATCTTCCCCCGCTTCCACCAGTGGGACGTGGTCCGGAAGCTCACCGCGCACGCGTCCGTGCACGGCGCCGGCCAGAACTACCTGGTCATGGCCTCCGCCGGCTCCGGCAAGTCGAACACCATCGGCTGGCTGGCCCACCGCCTCAGCGACCTGCACGCCCGCCGCGATCCGCACGTTCTTCGACCCGACGCCCTCGCCGACGGCCGCATCAAGCCCGGCGAACCGGTCTTTGACAAGGTCATCGTCATCACCGACCGGCGCGCACTGGACGCCCAACTCTCGGCGACCGTCGGCAGCTTCTCGCAGACCGACGGCCTGGTCGTGAAGATCGACGAGAAGCACGGGGCGAAGAGTGAGCAACTGGCTCGTGCCCTCTCCCGGGACACCGGGAAGATCGTCACGGTCACCCTGCACTCGTTCCCCGCGCTGCTGGACTACATCAAGCGCAACCCGACCGAGATCAAGGGCACCCGCTTCGCGATCATCGTGGACGAGGCGCACTCCTCCCAGTCCGGCGACGCCGCCACCGCCGTGAAGTCGGCCCTGCGTGACCTCGGTCTGGACGCCGACTCGGACGACGAGGGTACGACCAAGGTCACCGTGGACGACAAGCTGAAGGCGAAGGCGGTCGAGCGTTCCCAGGCCGCCAACCTCTCCTACTTCGCCTTCACGGCCACTCCCAAGTCGAAAACGCTCGAACTCTTCGGCACAGAAGGCGTGGAGAACGGCAAGACCGTCTACCGCCCCTTCCACACCTACTCCATGCGCCAGGCCATCGAGGAGGGCTTCATCCTCGACCCCCTGCGCAACTACGTCACCTACAACACCTACTGGAAGCTCGCGAACCTCAACCACGACGAGAAGGAGGTCGACCCCTCCAAGGCGAACAGCCTGCTCGCCCGGTTCGCGCTCATGCACGAGCACACGGTGTCCCAGCACGCCCAGGTGATCGTCGAGCACTTCGTCGCCCACACCCGCGGCCGGCTCGGTGGGCGGGCCAAGGCCATGGTCGTCACGGCGTCCCGCCACTCCGCCGTGCAGATGGCCCGCGCCATCCGCAGCTACATCGCCGACCGCGAGTACGACACCAAGTACCCGGACCTCGGCGTCCTGGCCGCCTTCTCCGGCTCCCTCACCATCGACGGTGAGGAGACCACCGAGAGCAAGGAGAACGGCGGTCTGCCGGAGAGCGCGCTGCCCAAGGCGTTCGGCTACACCCGCGCCGACGACAAGGCCGCGAAGGCCGGCGGCAAGGGGCAGCAGGAGTACCGAATCCTGGTCGTCGCGGAGAAGTACCAGACCGGCTTCGACCAGCCGCTCCTCACGACGATGTACGTCAACAAGACGCTGACCGGCATCGCCGCCGTGCAGACGCTCTCGCGCCTCAACCGCACCGCCGACCGTAAGTCGCAGGCCGACCTCGCCGTCCTGGACTTCGTCAACGATGCCGAGGACATCCAGGACGCCTTCCGCCCGTACTTCGAGGAGGCGCACACCCTGCCCTCCGACCCGAACCTCCTCTACACGGCCCAGAGCCGGGTCATGTCCGCGCCGATCATCTCGGAGCAGGACATGGACGAGTTCGTCGCCGCGTACTTCGAGGCGCAGGAGAAGGCCGGCGGCTCCCAGGCCAAGTGGGAGAAGCTGCACGCCGACCTGTACCGGCTCCTCTCCCCCGCCGTCACCCGTTTCAGCACTCTCCTGGAGAGCGAGGAGGAGGACGACGTAGAGGCCGCCGAGGAGTTCCGGGCCCACCTCAACGACTACGTCCGCAAGTACGGCTTCCTCGCGCAGATCGTCCCCTACCAGGACGCCGACCTGGAGCGCCTGTACCTGTACGGGCGTTACCTGCTCAACCGGCTGCCCCGCCTCGCCGACGGTGGCGTCGACATAGGCGAGGTCGACCTCAGCCACCTGCGCGTCGAGAAGACCGGCGAGCACGACAAGTCCCTGCTTCCCGAAGGCGCTGCCGAACTGAAGGGGTTCGGCGACGGGGTCGGCGGCGGCAGGGACGCCGAGAAGTCGCTGCTGTCCGAGCTGATCGAGAAGTTCAACGCGAAGTTCGGCACGGAGTTCACCGAGGAGGACGTCCTCCCGGCCTTCAACGCGACGAAGAAGGACCCGAAGGTCCGGGCCGCCGCCCTCGTCAACGACGAGGAGAACTTCGGCGTCGTCTTCGACAAGAAGTTCGAGGAGAACATGATGGACCATGTCTCCACGATCGACACCCTCGGCAAGCGGTACTTCGGCGCGGACCGGGACTTCAAGTCCAACCTGGACCGCAGTGCGCGCCGCGCGGCCTGGCGCATGATCCGCCGGGAGGAGGGGCTGGACGATTTCTGA
- a CDS encoding restriction endonuclease subunit S, whose amino-acid sequence MTTIPWLGQVRHPVGAARHAFKITLGKMFQASPSNSTDVEVPYFKSISVQWHGVQLSQEIRMWATPAERRDLAVRTGDLLICEGGDVGRSAIYDGPDGFIFEKSVHRARPIDGSSTRYFWYVLQALHGSDWLDVLCNKATIRHLTGEKLASLEIPIPPQEEQRRIAHFLDAETSHIDRLRAKRREQMELLDERRTAALAECVSLSGPDSVRHPLVGTVSRSWPVLPLRRVIPAVNVGVVINPSTYFEEDGVPFIHGFNVRSGWIDPHGMKFMSSDSNEELGRSRVYSGDVLVVRAGSPGRAAVVTEEYDGANCASVLILRRGQAMLPQFLSAFINSPAGQGQVQLSQYGAAQEVISAAQALSFVAPVPNLAEQQYRVDRLNAALEAQNRVLSKIQHQASLLSERRQALITAAVTGQFDVFTASGRNVIEGVTV is encoded by the coding sequence ATGACGACGATCCCATGGCTCGGCCAAGTTCGTCATCCTGTCGGAGCTGCAAGGCACGCCTTCAAGATCACGCTCGGCAAGATGTTCCAGGCATCGCCGTCCAATTCGACGGATGTCGAGGTTCCCTACTTCAAATCCATTTCTGTCCAGTGGCACGGAGTGCAGCTCAGTCAGGAAATCCGCATGTGGGCAACACCAGCCGAACGTCGCGATTTGGCAGTTCGGACCGGCGACCTGCTGATTTGTGAAGGTGGCGACGTTGGGCGATCAGCTATCTACGACGGACCGGACGGTTTCATTTTCGAAAAATCCGTACACCGAGCACGACCTATCGACGGCTCGAGCACGCGCTACTTCTGGTACGTGCTACAAGCTTTGCACGGTAGCGACTGGCTTGACGTCTTGTGCAACAAGGCTACGATCCGACATCTGACAGGCGAGAAGCTGGCGTCATTGGAAATACCGATTCCCCCACAGGAAGAGCAGCGTCGCATCGCACACTTCCTCGATGCCGAGACTTCCCATATCGACAGGCTCAGGGCCAAGCGGCGTGAACAGATGGAACTGCTGGACGAGCGCCGCACTGCCGCATTGGCCGAGTGTGTCTCGTTGAGTGGACCCGACTCGGTTCGGCACCCCCTTGTGGGCACCGTGTCTCGCTCTTGGCCCGTACTGCCTCTGCGTCGGGTCATTCCTGCAGTGAACGTAGGCGTCGTCATTAACCCGTCAACGTACTTCGAGGAAGACGGCGTTCCCTTCATCCATGGATTCAACGTGCGGTCTGGATGGATTGATCCTCATGGCATGAAGTTCATGTCGTCAGACAGCAATGAGGAGCTGGGCCGGTCACGCGTCTATAGTGGTGACGTCCTGGTAGTCCGTGCCGGCTCTCCAGGACGGGCCGCCGTGGTGACCGAAGAATACGACGGAGCGAACTGTGCATCCGTCCTGATCCTACGGCGCGGCCAAGCAATGCTGCCTCAGTTCCTGTCGGCTTTCATCAATTCACCGGCAGGACAGGGCCAGGTGCAGCTGTCCCAGTACGGAGCTGCACAGGAGGTCATCAGTGCAGCGCAGGCCCTCTCCTTCGTGGCCCCTGTTCCGAATTTGGCCGAGCAACAATACCGAGTGGACCGCTTGAATGCGGCCTTGGAAGCCCAGAACCGCGTCCTCAGCAAAATTCAGCATCAGGCTTCTTTGCTCAGCGAACGCCGCCAAGCCCTCATCACCGCCGCCGTAACCGGCCAATTTGACGTTTTCACCGCCAGCGGCCGCAACGTAATCGAAGGAGTAACCGTATGA
- a CDS encoding EcsC family protein — translation MKDDIDAVVARLIKESVAAAGTQGFITGLGGLVTAGVTIPANVAASLAINLRMAGAIAHLRGWDVRDPYVRSVVMMLGIGMSAQSAVAALGVKVGQKIGEQMIKKLPMAIIHKINKLVGFHLVAKFGTKRAAITLAKAIPILGGVVGGAVDAGATALIGRAADRALRDGALQGGDEPE, via the coding sequence ATGAAGGACGACATCGACGCAGTCGTGGCCCGCCTCATCAAGGAATCCGTCGCCGCGGCCGGCACTCAGGGCTTCATCACCGGGCTTGGGGGTCTGGTCACCGCCGGCGTGACCATCCCGGCGAACGTGGCCGCGTCCCTCGCCATCAACCTGCGGATGGCCGGTGCCATCGCGCACCTCCGGGGGTGGGACGTCCGCGACCCTTACGTGCGGAGCGTCGTGATGATGCTCGGAATCGGGATGAGCGCACAGAGCGCGGTGGCTGCCCTTGGGGTGAAGGTCGGCCAGAAGATCGGTGAGCAAATGATCAAGAAGCTGCCGATGGCGATCATCCACAAGATCAACAAGCTGGTCGGCTTCCACCTCGTCGCGAAGTTCGGAACGAAGCGTGCCGCGATCACGCTCGCCAAGGCGATCCCGATCCTGGGAGGCGTGGTCGGAGGAGCGGTGGACGCGGGAGCGACCGCTCTCATCGGACGGGCGGCGGACAGGGCCTTGCGTGACGGCGCTTTGCAGGGAGGCGACGAGCCGGAGTAA
- a CDS encoding DUF397 domain-containing protein — protein MSAQRTEPSVGDVAWFKSSYSTGNGGECVEVAAAPNAVLVRDSKHSAGPVLTLGPKAWAEFVRRAARG, from the coding sequence ATGAGCGCCCAGCGGACCGAGCCGTCTGTAGGCGATGTCGCATGGTTCAAGAGCAGCTACAGCACGGGCAACGGCGGTGAATGCGTCGAGGTCGCTGCCGCTCCCAACGCTGTGTTGGTCCGAGACTCGAAACACTCCGCAGGGCCCGTTCTGACGCTCGGGCCTAAGGCCTGGGCCGAGTTCGTGAGGCGGGCCGCGCGCGGCTGA
- a CDS encoding helix-turn-helix domain-containing protein, whose protein sequence is MGCVALGEGDGEVPGQRRIEDEAGRGLIGAFGRQLKLMRTRAGLDRAEFGKRVGYSPDTIASYEQGRRVPQPRFIEQADEVLGTGGVLMALKEEVGRARYPVFFQDAARLEAKSSALNVYAVYAVPGLLQTESYARAVFHMERPLLSDEVIEEGLEARLQRQEIFSRRPAPLMSFVIEEAVLRRPLGGAQVLREALEHILFLGQSRNVEIQVMPTGRADHGALGGPFTLIDTDDDQRIAYAEVQDHSRLHTDAKYVRTLEARYGILRSQALTPSESAAFIVQLMGET, encoded by the coding sequence GTGGGGTGTGTGGCGTTGGGTGAGGGCGACGGTGAGGTGCCGGGGCAGAGGCGCATCGAGGACGAGGCTGGCCGTGGGCTGATCGGAGCGTTCGGGCGGCAGCTAAAACTGATGCGGACCCGGGCAGGGCTCGACCGGGCGGAGTTCGGCAAACGGGTCGGGTACTCGCCGGACACCATCGCCTCGTACGAGCAGGGGCGTCGGGTACCGCAGCCGCGGTTCATTGAGCAGGCGGACGAAGTGCTGGGCACGGGCGGGGTGTTGATGGCGCTGAAGGAGGAAGTCGGCCGGGCGCGGTATCCCGTCTTCTTCCAGGATGCCGCCCGGCTCGAGGCAAAGTCGTCCGCGCTGAACGTGTACGCCGTCTACGCCGTACCTGGCTTGCTGCAGACCGAGTCCTACGCCCGGGCTGTTTTCCACATGGAACGCCCTCTGCTCAGTGACGAGGTGATCGAGGAAGGGCTTGAAGCGCGCCTGCAACGACAAGAGATCTTCAGTCGTCGGCCGGCTCCCTTGATGAGCTTCGTCATCGAGGAGGCGGTCCTCAGGAGGCCACTGGGCGGGGCGCAAGTTCTACGGGAGGCGCTGGAGCACATCCTGTTTCTCGGTCAGTCCCGGAACGTGGAGATCCAGGTCATGCCGACCGGGCGTGCCGACCATGGTGCGCTCGGAGGCCCCTTCACCTTGATCGACACTGATGACGATCAGCGGATCGCGTACGCCGAAGTGCAGGACCACAGCCGTCTTCATACGGACGCCAAGTATGTACGCACGCTTGAAGCGCGTTATGGCATCCTCCGGTCACAGGCGCTGACCCCGAGCGAGTCGGCAGCGTTCATTGTGCAACTGATGGGAGAGACATGA